DNA from Conexivisphaera calida:
GTTCGATCTCTATGCAAACCTGCGCCCGGCCAAGGTCTATCCCGGGGTGAGGCCGCTGATGGACGGCGTGGACATCCTGATAGTCAGGGAGAACACCGAGGATCTCTACAAGGGCTACGAGTTCGAGCTACCGGGCTCGGCCGTCGCACTCAAGGTCGTGACGGAGCGGGCATCCAGGAGGATAGCTGAGTACGCGTTCAGGGAGGCCGAGAGGCGCAGGAAGCATGTGACCATAGTCCACAAGTCCAACGTGATGCCCAAGACGGATGGACTCTTCGGCCGCGTCGCGAAGGAGGTGGCTAGTTCCCATCCGGGCGTATCCTATAGGGAGATGTACGTGGACGCGGCGTCCATGGCCCTGATAAGGGATCCTCGCTCCTTCGATGTATTGCTCACGATGAACGTCTACGGGGATATATTGTCGGATGAGGCGGCCCAGGTCGTCGGAGGGCTCGGCATGGCACCCTCCGCCAACATAGGGGAGAAAATGGCGCTCTTCGAGCCCGTACACGGATCCGCCCCCGATATAGCTGGAAAGGGGCTGGCCAATCCATATGCTACGGTGCTGTCCGCCGCGATGATGCTGGACTGGCTCTCCCAGGCCAAGGGTGACCCACGGCTGGAGAAGGCGTCTAAACTCGTGGAGTCCGCCGCCGTCACAGCCCTCAGGAGAGGGATAGCGACGCCCGATTTGGGTGGCAAGTATAAAACCAGCGAGGTGGGGAAGGGTTTGGAGGCGGTGATGGTTGAGCTCGGAGGATGACGAGCTCAAGAGGCTCGTTCAAGAGAGATCCGCGCTGAGGAAGCAGGTGGACGCGGAGCTCCAGAAGGTCGGGTCCCTCAAGGAGGAGCTCAGGAACGTCAGGGCGAAGCTAGACGAGGAGAATTCTAATTACGGAAAGCTGAAGGGGAGATTCGAGGAGCTCAGGGAGGTCAAGGGCTCTATAGTGGAGGAGCTCAGGGAACTGCGGGGACGGATCTCCGACCTTCGCAAGATATCCAAGGGATTGCGCGTGGAATCCGGCTCGGATGCGGCGGCGAACCTCGAGAAGGAGATAGAGCGGCTGGAGTGGGAGCTCCAGACCAAGCCCAGGGACGAGATAGACGAGCGGAGGATGGTGGAGAGCCTGGGCAGACTGACTAAGGAGTTGCAGCTGCTCCGCAGGGCTTACGGCGTGAGGTCCGAGATGGATTCGGTGGACAAGCGCATACGTGATCTGGAGGATCGGTACGAAGAGGTACAGATGGAGATCGACGCAGTGAAGGACGAGCTTGACAGGTCGAGGGAGAGGTTGAAGTCACTCCTGATGGCCAAGCGGCAGCTCGTCCAGGAGCTGGCCGAGGCCGGCGAGGACCTGAGGGAGCTAAGGGACAGGCTGGTGCAGGTTGAGGCGCAGGTCAATGCCAGCAGGTTGAGGCGCAGGGAGGAGGAGCGCAGGCGCAGGGAGGACGAGGAGTCGCGCGCGATGGGTCTGAGGAGGAGCGAGGCTATGAAGAAGCTGGAGCGTAATGAGCCGCTCTCCTGGGAGGACCTGCAGGCGCTCTACGCGTCGGGCAGTGGATCCTCTTAATACGTTTAATTGCACGTGCATCCATAACCGTGACGTAGGGAATGGAGTCGGCCGGCGGCAAAATACTGGTCCTCAACGTGGATAGGGACGACGACCTCGGCCTGAAGGCCTCAGTGGATACTCCAATTGTGGGCAGGGATCGGTGTCTAGATGCTGCGGTCAAGCTGGCGCTGGCGGATCCCGAGGAGGCTGACGCGAACGGAATATTCGCTGCCGTCCACATGGCCGACGATCTCAAGTCCCGTGGATATGATGTGGAGGTGGCAGTGCTGGCCGGCCATCACACGAGCTCCTTCGAGGCCGATCGCAGGATAAGGAATCAGGCCGCGCAGGTCATCTCAACCGTTAAGCCGTCGGGCATCGTCTTCGTGTCCGACGGCGC
Protein-coding regions in this window:
- a CDS encoding isocitrate/isopropylmalate dehydrogenase family protein — translated: MCAYRIAVIEGDGIGPEVVPVAISVVQRAADIFGFSVEFRGYRAGDSALAELGEALPEETIQGVRSSDAAIKGPVGETAKDVIVRLRQMFDLYANLRPAKVYPGVRPLMDGVDILIVRENTEDLYKGYEFELPGSAVALKVVTERASRRIAEYAFREAERRRKHVTIVHKSNVMPKTDGLFGRVAKEVASSHPGVSYREMYVDAASMALIRDPRSFDVLLTMNVYGDILSDEAAQVVGGLGMAPSANIGEKMALFEPVHGSAPDIAGKGLANPYATVLSAAMMLDWLSQAKGDPRLEKASKLVESAAVTALRRGIATPDLGGKYKTSEVGKGLEAVMVELGG